The following proteins are co-located in the Nocardioides piscis genome:
- the rsfS gene encoding ribosome silencing factor: MTATDHALELVQVAAAAAADKLAQQVIAFDVSEQLAITDAFVLASASNERQVKAIVDEVEDKLREVDAKPIRREGHREGRWVLLDYGEIVVHVQHEEERQFYALERLWRDCPSIPVPQPGPPAADA, encoded by the coding sequence GTGACTGCCACCGACCACGCCCTCGAACTCGTCCAGGTCGCCGCTGCGGCGGCAGCCGACAAGCTGGCCCAGCAGGTGATCGCCTTCGACGTCAGCGAGCAGCTCGCCATCACCGACGCGTTCGTGCTGGCCTCGGCCAGCAACGAGCGCCAGGTCAAGGCGATCGTCGACGAGGTTGAGGACAAGCTGCGCGAGGTCGACGCCAAGCCGATCCGCCGCGAGGGGCACCGCGAGGGCCGCTGGGTCCTGCTCGACTACGGCGAGATCGTCGTGCACGTCCAGCACGAGGAGGAGCGCCAGTTCTATGCCCTCGAGCGGCTGTGGCGCGACTGTCCCTCGATCCCGGTCCCGCAGCCGGGACCACCTGCCGCTGACGCGTGA
- a CDS encoding histidine phosphatase family protein: MSRTLVLLRHGQTAWNLERRAQGHTDIPLDETGREQARAVAVAIAALEPAALWSSDLLRASATADEVARTTGLDVRTDERLREFDVGDRSGMTIAEFEAAFPTQHAAWQATGGLFESAEGVPGAESSDDVAERIVPALREALSSVGTGETVCVVGHGASSKVGLTALLGWDRVMGRTLRGMDNCGWATLVETGPDEGLRLVAYNRVAPDFTTAGAVG; this comes from the coding sequence GTGAGCCGGACATTGGTCCTGCTGCGCCACGGCCAGACTGCCTGGAACCTCGAGCGGCGCGCCCAGGGACACACCGACATCCCCCTCGACGAGACCGGCCGGGAGCAGGCTCGGGCTGTTGCCGTCGCGATCGCGGCGCTGGAGCCGGCCGCCCTGTGGAGCTCGGACCTGCTCCGGGCCAGCGCCACCGCCGACGAGGTCGCCCGCACCACCGGGCTCGACGTGCGCACGGACGAGCGGTTGCGCGAGTTCGACGTGGGGGACCGGTCCGGGATGACCATCGCCGAGTTCGAAGCGGCGTTCCCGACCCAGCACGCTGCGTGGCAGGCCACCGGGGGGCTCTTCGAGTCCGCCGAAGGCGTGCCGGGCGCAGAGAGCTCCGACGACGTCGCCGAGCGGATCGTGCCCGCCCTGCGCGAGGCGCTCTCCTCGGTCGGGACGGGCGAGACGGTCTGCGTCGTCGGGCACGGGGCCTCCTCCAAGGTCGGCCTGACCGCCCTCCTCGGCTGGGACCGGGTCATGGGCCGGACCCTGCGCGGCATGGACAACTGTGGGTGGGCCACGCTGGTCGAGACCGGACCCGACGAGGGGTTGAGGCTGGTGGCCTACAACCGGGTCGCACCCGATTTCACAACTGCGGGAGCCGTTGGCTAA
- the nadD gene encoding nicotinate-nucleotide adenylyltransferase, translating to MGGTFDPVHHGHLVAASEVQAWFDLDEVVFVPTGSPWQKAEREVSPAEHRYLMTVIATAANPRFVVSRVDIDREGPTYTIDTLRDLRAQRPDDELFFITGADALADIFTWRDVEELFELAQFVGCTRPGYDMDSRTLDAIPSDRVTMVEIPALAISSTDCRERVRRGAPIWYLVPDGVVQYVGKHDLYATPHPKDVQ from the coding sequence ATGGGCGGCACCTTCGATCCCGTCCACCACGGCCACCTGGTCGCGGCCTCCGAGGTGCAGGCGTGGTTCGACCTCGACGAGGTCGTCTTCGTGCCGACCGGCTCGCCGTGGCAGAAGGCCGAGCGTGAGGTCTCCCCGGCCGAGCACCGCTACCTGATGACCGTCATCGCGACGGCGGCCAACCCGCGCTTCGTCGTCTCTCGGGTCGACATCGACCGCGAGGGCCCGACCTACACCATCGACACGCTGCGTGACCTGCGAGCGCAGCGACCTGACGACGAGCTGTTCTTCATCACCGGTGCTGACGCGCTGGCCGACATCTTCACCTGGCGCGACGTCGAGGAGCTGTTCGAGCTCGCCCAGTTCGTCGGGTGCACGCGGCCCGGCTACGACATGGACTCCCGGACCCTCGACGCCATTCCGTCCGACCGCGTGACCATGGTGGAGATCCCGGCCCTGGCGATCTCCTCCACCGACTGCCGCGAGCGCGTACGCCGAGGCGCACCGATCTGGTACCTCGTGCCCGACGGCGTCGTCCAGTACGTCGGCAAGCACGACCTCTATGCCACCCCACACCCCAAGGATGTCCAGTGA